One region of Manis pentadactyla isolate mManPen7 chromosome 9, mManPen7.hap1, whole genome shotgun sequence genomic DNA includes:
- the LOC118933020 gene encoding olfactory receptor 52H1 codes for MINYMVTLSLEVNNDKWGEVRVTLVTLTVLYYPLSSGAGTYPPQSAMAIFNMSNYNTGPFILVGIPGLEQSHVWIGIPFCIIYIVAVAGNCILLYLIVVEHSLHKPMFFFLSLLAMTDLILSTAGVPKTLSIFWLGAREITFPGCLTQMFFLHYSFVLDSAILMAMAFDRYVAICLPLRYTNILTPKTIIKIVMGISFRSFCIILPDVFLLTRLPFCRTRIIPHTYCEHIGVARLACADISINIWYGFCVPIMTVISDVILIAVSYTLILCAVFRLPSRDARQKALGTCGSHVCVILMFYTPAFFSILAHRFGHNVSRTFHIVFANLYIVIPPALNPIVYGVKTKQIKDKVTLLFSSKGKE; via the coding sequence atgataaattatatggtcaccTTATCTTTAGAAGTCAATAATGATAAGTGGGGGGAAGTGAGAGTGACTCTAGTGACCCTAACTGTCCTTTACTACCCTCTGTCCTCAGGTGCTGGGACTTATCCACCCCAGTCTGCCATGGCCATTTTCAACATGAGCAATTACAACACAGGACCCTTTATTCTGGTGGGGATCCCAGGTTTAGAGCAATCCCACGTGTGGATTGGGATTCCCTTCTGCATCATCTATATTGTGGCTGTTGCGGGAAACTGTATCCTTCTCTATCTGATTGTGGTGGAGCATAGCCTTCACAAACCcatgttcttctttctctccctgctgGCCATGACTGACCTCATCTTGTCTACAGCAGGTGTTCCTAAAACACTCAGTATCTTCTGGCTTGGGGCTCGAGAAATCACATTCCCAGGTTGCCTTACACAAATGTTCTTCCTCCACTATAGCTTTGTGCTGGATTCAGCCATCCTGATGGCCATGGCATTTGATAGATATGTGGCCATATGTTTGCCTTTGAGATACACCAATATCTTGACCCCCAAGACCATCATCAAGATTGTTATGGGCATCTCCTTTAGAAGCTTCTGCATCATCCTGCCAGACGTATTCTTGCTCACACGCCTGCCTTTCTGCAGGACACGCATCATACCACACACATACTGTGAACACATAGGTGTCGCCCGGCTCGCCTGTGCTGACATCTCCATCAATATCTGGTATGGTTTTTGTGTTCCCATCATGACAGTCATCTCAGATGTGATTCTCATTGCTGTTTCTTACACTCTTATCCTCTGTGCTGTCTTCCGCCTCCCCTCCCGAGACGCCCGTCAGAAGGCCCTTGGCACCTGCGGTTCCCATGTCTGTGTCATCCTCATGTTTTAtacacctgcctttttctccatCCTTGCCCATCGCTTTGGACACAATGTCTCCCGTACTTTCCACATCGTGTTTGCCAATCTCTACATCGTTATTCCACCTGCACTCAACCCCATTGTCTATGGAGTAAAGACCAAACAGATAAAAGACAAGGTCacacttttgttttcttccaagggtAAAGAATGA